From the genome of Vicia villosa cultivar HV-30 ecotype Madison, WI linkage group LG2, Vvil1.0, whole genome shotgun sequence, one region includes:
- the LOC131651253 gene encoding uncharacterized protein LOC131651253: protein MAGRNDAAIAATLDAMAQALEHQPNAGENARSRSLATFQRENPLVFKGKHDPDGELELLKAIERIFRVMDCTQAQKVRYGTHMLAVEVDDLWLATRQRLEAAGEEITWPNFIHTMMERVQIIVCSEIKKAIGYQQIRIFPNLVDSCRIFEEDNAAHYQQRGKPYDAPAGKGK, encoded by the coding sequence ATGGCTGGAAGAAACGATGCTGCGATTGCTGCTACTTTGGATGCTATGGCTCAAGCTCTGGAACATCAACCTAATGCTGGTGAGAATGCTAGGTCTCgcagtttggctaccttccagaGGGAGAACCCGCTGGTCTTCAAGGGCAAGCATGACCCCGATGGGGAATTAGAGTTGTTGAAAGcgatcgagaggatcttccgtGTAATGGATTGTACTCAGGCACAGAAAGTTCGCTATGGGACACATATGCTAGCAGTCGAAGTTGACGACTTGTGGCTAGCAACACGTCAGAGACTAGAAGCTGCAGGTGAAGAGATCACTTGGCCAAATTTTATCCATACTATGATGGAGAGGGTGCAGATCATAGTATGCTCTGAGATCAAGAAGGCTATAGGGTATCAGCAGATCCGCATTTTTCCTAACTTGGTGGACAGTTGTagaatttttgaggaagataatgcTGCTCACTATCAGCAACGTGGCAAGCCTTATGACGCTCCAGCTGGAAAGGGAAAATAG